The region TTAATGACTCTACGTCAGTATGGTAGTCGCCTTCAGGGGCATCCTGAGAGGTTGAGGCTCCCAGGTCTCGAAACAACTTCTGGTCCGCTTGGAAGCGGTATCAGTCAAGCCGCGGGTATGGCCTATGCTCTCAAAATGGATGGCAACCGACACAGGTGGGTCTATTGCGTATGTAGTGACGGTGAACTCGATGAGGGAAACTCGTGGGAAGGGATCATGTTTGCTGCAAAAAATAAGCTTAGCAACATGATAGTTATCGTCGACCGTAACAATATCCAGATTGATGGTAATACAGAAGATGTGATGCCGCTCGAGGACCTCCATAATAAATGGGAGGCTTTTGGCTGGCATGTTCAGGAGATTGACGGCAATAACATGGAGTCAATCATCAACGCTTGTAGCGAGGCTCGTGCGGTTGAGAACAGGCCGAGCGTTATCATTGCCCATACCATTCCTGGCAAAGGCGTCGGATTTATGGAGTACGACTATCATTGGCACGGTGGCTCGGTTGTGCCAAACGCTAAGCAAGCTAGAGAGGCGCTAAAAGACCTACGGTCTCTCGGCGGCAAGATCAGAGGTGAGCATGAGTAACGTTG is a window of Candidatus Saccharimonadales bacterium DNA encoding:
- a CDS encoding transketolase, with protein sequence MHQLTTHQLEEKAVLIREDIIRMLIKAGSGHSAGPLDLADIFVAMYFHILKHDPKKPDWDERDILVLSNGHCIPVRYATMARAGYFPVEELMTLRQYGSRLQGHPERLRLPGLETTSGPLGSGISQAAGMAYALKMDGNRHRWVYCVCSDGELDEGNSWEGIMFAAKNKLSNMIVIVDRNNIQIDGNTEDVMPLEDLHNKWEAFGWHVQEIDGNNMESIINACSEARAVENRPSVIIAHTIPGKGVGFMEYDYHWHGGSVVPNAKQAREALKDLRSLGGKIRGEHE